In the genome of Lathyrus oleraceus cultivar Zhongwan6 chromosome 4, CAAS_Psat_ZW6_1.0, whole genome shotgun sequence, the window CACTATCCAATAACTTTTTATTTAGGATTCCCCATAAATATAAGAATCtctctcactttctctcaatcactaaccCTAGTGATTGGTGTTTAATCCAATTATCAATGTTAAatattacaactcaactagacaaaccttcTATATCAAGTTACTTaaacatagaggtgtacataaaGATGTTGAATATACAACTCAACTACATAAACCTACAAttatgccaagttactgaaatATAGTGTGGTGTACATAAAATAACAAGAACTCTTATAAACCCTAGAACCCTTAAAATCTTCAATGTAAATGCTTGTTTTTCAATGTAGGTTTGCGCTCTTTATATAGCTTAATAACTCTGGACTTTTCTCCTTTGATATTAGCTTTAATTTCGTCCAGAATTAATATAGAATTGGTTGGATATTATTTGTTCCATAAATCtctccaacaagatatgattTGTTACCATTTAAATTCATatttaaatcttcatttaaatATGAATCAATTTTCGTCCAATTGTCAAAAAAATCACCTAATCATATTGCTAAGCTAATTATCAATAAATTTCGATCCAATATTTGACCAAAAAATTTTCCAAAACGCAACAGCAATGATCTGTTACGCAAGACCCAGATGTCGTATCAAATATGTTGTGACATTGCGTTCAGCATGTGTTCCTTTTGCACCTAAACAAGTTAGATTAATTTTGAATAATTTAAACATTTGTTCATGTTATTGTTTTGCAAAATGCATTCAATccaaacaaaaaaaaacattatGTAAAAGAGAGATAAGACCAAGACATTTTTTATATGATTTTATTCCAATGACATTGACAATAATCTAACTTACACATCACAAAATAAGAATAGACATTGACAATAATCTAACTTACACATCACAAAATAAGACTTTCCTTTGGTAGATTATTTGATATGGATGTTTTCTTGCACAATAATAATATTGTCAATAATACTCCTCCCAACTACAAAGTTATTTTGATTGAACAAACTAACCTTAGACATCACTTCCTTTAGTAAGTTAGAGGTCACATTTATCACAATCTTGTATATTACATTATAGAGTTATTGGTCTGAAATTTTTGAAATAACATTTGTAATGGCCTTCAATCAAGAATATCtcaatttttttttaagaaaagGGAGTGAAAACCTTCCAAACCTAAAGCTTTGAAGTTACCCATTAAAACAAAGCACCCTTCACTACCTCCGTTAAAAACTCTTCCAAACATACTCAACTCATCTATGGAAATGGAAAACAAATATAACACTAATAAGAGACTCCAGAAAGATTCTTGTAGAAAATCAAAAATCATAAGCATATGTCACAAGTAGTTTCGTCACCATAAATCCTCTCATTAGATAAAAAAACTGAAAAGGCTTCAACCATCACCTCCCTAGAAACTCAATACACAAAATTTAATGAAAATGGCCACAAAGAGACACCAGAAAGAGTTCCACTAGATTTTCCTAACTTTCCTTTCACTTAACATATAAATCAGTGGAAATTTTCTAACCACAGCAAAACAATCATAGTTTAACAAGCACCACTTAACAGCTTGATAAATGTTATTAGTATGATGAAAGATGAGATACATACTAAGAAATAAAAAGTTAGGGATCAAGTAGAGGCTATCTGAGTCTCAGTCGTCTGACTCTCCGATGAACCAAATAGTTCGCAGATTTGATTATGCTTCCGGATGTGGTGAGGACTCTTGTACAAAAGATCTTTGGCCTCTGAATGTCTACCTTCTTGAAATAAGGATTCAAAAATTTGAAGGTAAACTTTATGAGAAGGGTAATTTTTTATACTCAAAACCTTCAGGAATTCTGCAGCATCCTCCATGGTCCCAAATTTCGAAATATGCGAGACAAATGGTTCATGGTATGGAGGGAAATTTTTTATTTTCATCAAACGAAGAAGGACCAGTGCCTCCTCAAACATTCTGACTCCTAATAGACTTTGAATCAGTTTCTTGAATGTAGCTTGCCATGGACATACGGAACACCTATCGGTTATCTCTAGAAGCAGCTTGTATGCTCCGCCTATTCTCTTTTGAGTAAGAAAACCATCAACCAGAACTTCCAACAAATCAGCATCCACATCGCCGTTCTGTTCCATCATCTTATAGAGACTAAGTAACGCATTGTCTAGTTCACCAGCATCACAGTACCCTTGTATCAAGATTGTCCAAGTCTTGATATCAGGCCTGCAATCGCAAGCTTGCATCTCCTCGATTACCTCGTGCGCTTCTTCGAACCTCCTCATCTTACAAAGACCGAAAATAATTTGACTATACGTGATGTTATCCGGCTCATAGCCAGCGTTTTTCATGGTCTCAACAATTTTCTCAGCTTCATCGAATCTCCCAGCACTTGTCAAAGACCTGTGGATACCATCATATACAGCCTTGGAAAGAGTATACCCTCCCGACTCGAATTTCTTAGCTACCCTGAAAACTAAATCCAAATTCGGCTTATCACCTCCAGAGATGCTCTTTAAAAGTATAACACAGTCCGAAACCGACGGCTTATATGAGCCGTCCATCATATGCTCGTAAAGCTTTACAGCATCCTCCATCATCCTGTTCTTCTGAAGCTGCCTCGATATCTTTATGTAAGTGTCGAGATCCAATTCATGACCGACACTCTTCATCTCGTCAAGAACACTCCAAAACTCCTCAATCGATTCCAGCCTAGCAAGAACTCTAGCAACTGCATTGTAAGTCACTGTATTCTGTTGATAACCAGATTGCTTCCCAACCCAATGAAAGAACTTGTAAGCCTTTAAAGGAGAACTTCGAACCTCTTTCAAAACCCTAATCACGAAATTATCCGAAAGCTGAATTTCAACTTT includes:
- the LOC127073978 gene encoding pentatricopeptide repeat-containing protein At3g48250, chloroplastic — translated: MNRMKAISSSLRFLNSSLATRVLATRNQVTHFSSSSISLPFFNRSHDSLPSHNTHQKLYFSSKPNSILELVFSNDWSEEVEKELENCHQSLTHETVVYVLKRLDKNPQKVFTFFNWVSEKEWFISSSSLYSLVLRVLANNKKMKEFWITLRTMKEKGFYLDEETYLTISTGFKKEKLNSDVSALSHFYNGRIQQNAMQSVVKKVVGIISGSDWDDDKVENELAKVEIQLSDNFVIRVLKEVRSSPLKAYKFFHWVGKQSGYQQNTVTYNAVARVLARLESIEEFWSVLDEMKSVGHELDLDTYIKISRQLQKNRMMEDAVKLYEHMMDGSYKPSVSDCVILLKSISGGDKPNLDLVFRVAKKFESGGYTLSKAVYDGIHRSLTSAGRFDEAEKIVETMKNAGYEPDNITYSQIIFGLCKMRRFEEAHEVIEEMQACDCRPDIKTWTILIQGYCDAGELDNALLSLYKMMEQNGDVDADLLEVLVDGFLTQKRIGGAYKLLLEITDRCSVCPWQATFKKLIQSLLGVRMFEEALVLLRLMKIKNFPPYHEPFVSHISKFGTMEDAAEFLKVLSIKNYPSHKVYLQIFESLFQEGRHSEAKDLLYKSPHHIRKHNQICELFGSSESQTTETQIAST